A stretch of the Pseudomonas sp. ACM7 genome encodes the following:
- a CDS encoding response regulator transcription factor — MYKILIADDHPLFREAIHNVISDGFPGSEVMETADLDSALVLTQEHDDLDLILLDLNMPGMHGLNGLINLRNEAPTIPVVIVSAEQDKQVVLQAITYGAVGFITKSSPRVQMTEAIQQILNGNVYLPPDIIRTQKCGTRRMNDAPSFPPELLQALTRKQLLVLERMTKGESNKQIAYTLEIAETTVKAHVSAILRKLNVHNRVQAILSAGDIDFGSYLRR; from the coding sequence ATGTACAAAATTCTGATTGCCGACGATCACCCGCTGTTTCGCGAAGCCATACATAACGTCATCAGCGATGGCTTTCCGGGCAGCGAGGTGATGGAAACCGCCGACCTGGACAGCGCCTTGGTGCTGACACAGGAACACGACGACCTGGACCTGATCCTGCTTGACCTGAACATGCCCGGCATGCACGGCCTCAACGGCCTGATCAACCTGCGCAACGAGGCGCCGACCATTCCGGTGGTGATCGTCTCGGCCGAACAGGACAAACAAGTCGTGCTGCAAGCCATCACTTATGGCGCGGTGGGTTTCATCACCAAATCCTCGCCAAGGGTGCAGATGACCGAGGCCATCCAGCAGATCCTTAACGGTAATGTCTACTTGCCGCCGGACATCATCCGCACGCAAAAATGCGGTACAAGGCGCATGAACGATGCCCCGAGCTTCCCACCTGAACTGCTCCAGGCCTTGACCCGCAAGCAGTTGCTGGTGCTCGAACGCATGACCAAGGGCGAGTCGAACAAACAGATCGCCTACACCCTGGAAATCGCCGAAACCACGGTCAAGGCCCACGTCTCGGCAATCCTGCGCAAACTCAATGTGCACAATCGGGTGCAGGCGATTTTGAGTGCCGGGGATATTGATTTCGGGTCTTACTTACGGCGTTGA
- a CDS encoding PQQ-dependent catabolism-associated CXXCW motif protein has translation MPRARRRLLRPSLVALSLSLLLGAAQAETPLFSTDGYRIGLYRSPTPNQVQGAGIIDTAALQTLLTQTPRPVLIDVYRRQWLQGRFIEDQPHENLPGSHWLANTGDGDLTPDWQDYFARKLNSLTAGDLAQPLVFYCRSDCWLSWNAVKRAAAMGYKTLYWYRDGLDAWQAANLPVTPAQPEPFP, from the coding sequence ATGCCGCGTGCCCGACGTCGTCTGCTACGCCCTTCTCTCGTTGCGCTGTCGCTGAGCCTGTTACTGGGCGCCGCGCAGGCCGAAACACCGCTGTTCTCCACCGACGGCTATCGCATCGGCCTGTACCGCAGCCCGACCCCGAATCAAGTCCAGGGCGCCGGCATCATCGATACCGCGGCCCTGCAGACCCTGCTGACCCAGACACCGCGTCCGGTGCTGATCGACGTCTACCGCCGCCAGTGGTTGCAAGGACGTTTCATCGAGGACCAGCCCCACGAAAACCTCCCCGGCAGCCATTGGCTGGCCAATACCGGCGACGGTGACCTGACGCCCGACTGGCAGGACTATTTTGCGCGTAAGCTGAACTCATTGACCGCAGGTGATCTCGCGCAACCGCTGGTCTTTTACTGCCGCTCCGATTGTTGGCTGAGCTGGAACGCCGTGAAGCGCGCCGCCGCCATGGGCTATAAGACTCTGTATTGGTATCGCGACGGTCTGGACGCCTGGCAGGCCGCCAACCTGCCCGTAACGCCCGCCCAGCCCGAGCCCTTCCCCTGA
- a CDS encoding ABC transporter permease, producing the protein MNAYWQCFSGIVLREWLRFVLQRTRFLSALVRPLLWLLVFAAGFRAALGIAIIEPYDTYIPYEVYIIPGLACMILLFNGMQGSLSMVYDREMGSMRVLLTSPLPRTFLLCSKLLATSLISLLQVYAFLAIAWVYGVQPPAMGLLIALPALLLVALMLSALGLLLSNAIRQLENFAGVMNFVIFPLFFLSSALYPVWKMRESSEWLYWLCALNPFTHAVELVRFALYERFNPLALAVCVGLTLVFALLAVFTFNPQHAALRKTN; encoded by the coding sequence ATGAATGCCTACTGGCAATGTTTCAGCGGAATCGTGCTACGCGAATGGCTGCGTTTTGTGTTGCAGCGCACGCGGTTTCTCAGTGCGCTGGTGCGGCCGTTGTTGTGGCTGCTGGTGTTCGCCGCCGGTTTTCGCGCGGCACTCGGGATCGCGATCATCGAGCCCTATGACACCTACATTCCCTACGAGGTCTACATCATCCCTGGTCTTGCCTGCATGATCCTGCTGTTCAACGGCATGCAAGGTTCGCTGTCGATGGTCTACGACCGGGAAATGGGCAGCATGCGCGTGCTGCTGACCAGCCCTCTGCCCCGTACTTTCCTGCTGTGCAGCAAACTGTTGGCCACCTCGTTGATCTCGCTGTTGCAGGTCTACGCCTTTCTGGCGATTGCCTGGGTGTACGGCGTGCAGCCACCGGCCATGGGGCTGTTGATCGCGTTACCGGCATTGCTGCTGGTGGCTTTGATGCTCAGCGCGTTGGGCCTGTTGCTGTCGAACGCGATCCGTCAGCTGGAGAACTTTGCCGGGGTGATGAATTTCGTGATCTTCCCGCTGTTTTTCCTGTCGTCGGCGCTGTATCCGGTGTGGAAAATGCGCGAGTCCAGCGAGTGGTTGTACTGGTTGTGCGCGTTGAACCCGTTCACCCATGCGGTGGAACTGGTGCGGTTTGCCCTGTATGAACGCTTCAATCCGTTGGCGCTGGCGGTGTGCGTGGGGCTGACGCTGGTATTCGCCCTGCTCGCCGTGTTCACCTTTAACCCGCAACACGCCGCCCTGCGCAAAACCAACTGA